From the Opitutus sp. ER46 genome, one window contains:
- a CDS encoding succinate CoA transferase: MTKGFPILTPEQAAALVKHNETVGFGGFTAAGACKVIPLALAERAKAEHAAGRPFKLGVLTGASTGKSLDGALAAAEAIAWRTPYQSDPTLRKAINEGKTKFFDLHLSAVQPTVRSGVLGKVNWAIVEASRVTPEGEITLSTSVGCSNTYVRMADHVLIELNAYHPAELTGFHDLYEPADPPHRREIPIYAPTDRVGSTVIKVDPKKIAGIVHTNKPDESGGFDAPDPVTTKIGENVAKFLVDELRVGRIPASFLPLQSGVGNIANAVIGALGSSAGIPPFMMYTEVIQDSVIDLIEKGKCTFASGCSLTVSPAKLQQIYKNLEYYRSRIVLRPQEISNSPELVRRLGLITINTAIEVDLFGNVNSTHVMGKDLMNGIGGSGDFTRNAHISIYTCPSVAKKGAISTIVPFVTHLDHSEHSVQVVVTEHGIADLRGKAPHERAMAMIENCVHPEYRQLMKDYLTISNKGHVPQTLQNAFGMHQAFLQTGDMRNTKWLS; encoded by the coding sequence ATGACCAAGGGTTTTCCTATTCTCACGCCGGAACAGGCCGCCGCACTGGTGAAGCACAACGAAACCGTTGGCTTCGGTGGTTTTACCGCTGCCGGTGCGTGCAAAGTAATCCCGCTCGCTCTCGCTGAGCGCGCCAAGGCCGAACATGCCGCCGGACGCCCCTTCAAGCTGGGCGTCCTGACTGGCGCCTCGACCGGCAAGTCGTTGGACGGCGCCCTCGCGGCCGCCGAGGCGATTGCCTGGCGCACGCCGTATCAATCCGACCCGACGCTCCGCAAGGCGATCAACGAGGGGAAGACCAAGTTCTTCGACCTGCACCTTTCCGCGGTGCAGCCGACCGTCCGCTCGGGCGTGCTCGGCAAGGTCAACTGGGCCATCGTCGAGGCGTCCCGCGTGACGCCCGAGGGTGAGATCACGCTCTCGACCTCGGTCGGCTGCTCCAACACCTACGTCCGCATGGCGGATCACGTGCTGATCGAGCTCAACGCCTATCATCCCGCCGAGCTCACCGGCTTCCACGATCTGTACGAGCCGGCCGATCCGCCGCATCGCCGCGAGATTCCGATCTACGCCCCGACCGATCGCGTCGGCTCGACCGTCATCAAGGTCGACCCGAAGAAGATCGCGGGCATCGTGCACACCAACAAGCCCGACGAGTCCGGCGGCTTCGACGCCCCCGATCCGGTGACCACCAAGATCGGTGAGAACGTCGCCAAGTTCCTCGTCGACGAGCTGCGTGTCGGCCGCATCCCGGCCTCGTTCCTTCCGCTGCAGTCCGGCGTGGGCAATATTGCCAACGCCGTGATCGGCGCGCTCGGCTCCAGTGCCGGCATCCCGCCGTTCATGATGTACACCGAGGTCATCCAGGACTCGGTCATCGACCTGATCGAGAAGGGCAAGTGCACCTTCGCCAGCGGCTGCTCGCTCACCGTCAGCCCGGCCAAGCTCCAGCAGATCTACAAGAACCTGGAGTACTATCGTTCGCGCATCGTGCTGCGCCCGCAGGAAATCTCGAACAGCCCCGAGCTGGTCCGCCGCCTCGGCCTGATCACGATCAACACCGCGATCGAGGTCGACCTGTTCGGCAACGTGAATTCGACGCACGTCATGGGCAAGGACCTCATGAACGGCATCGGCGGCTCGGGTGACTTCACCCGCAACGCGCACATTTCGATCTACACCTGCCCGTCGGTCGCCAAGAAGGGCGCGATCAGCACGATCGTGCCGTTCGTCACGCACCTCGATCACAGCGAGCACTCGGTGCAGGTTGTCGTGACTGAGCACGGCATCGCCGATCTCCGCGGCAAGGCGCCGCACGAGCGCGCGATGGCGATGATCGAGAACTGCGTCCACCCGGAGTACCGCCAGCTGATGAAGGATTACCTGACGATCTCCAACAAGGGCCACGTGCCGCAGACCCTGCAGAACGCCTTCGGCATGCACCAGGCGTTCCTCCAGACCGGCGACATGCGGAACACGAAGTGGCTGAGCTAA
- a CDS encoding HAMP domain-containing sensor histidine kinase translates to MIITIFVIATFCLGVGFAVLGTNPSRFANQMYFLVTLVVTVWLWSVGEAMLVGARFAYDPSANPLVWIQINGAASGFVPWMVFLLSEAVRATPRRQAFRQAMPFLLLGCASGLVCFTDAYLPAGSSPLRPMRGPAYTFYYGLYLLLEWLLVVHIYRLMQRERGVRRVEMQFLVLNTAITFPLMLLVSGLGNLVRIPGLKYVSFAFILTSYILSAWALTFHRVYDLRQIFVSLGQRVCMVCLLAVGTWVGTSILDAFVPPPAHLLLSIVVCSSVVLWADRKTRRWLDLRGIHRLEAIRNEVTSLARTEPDTTLLVRQLEKLLELRLDASSATLLIDRGDALAGDAMELRHDSPALMLLHQMVWATPEGLDRGPGAAGTSELLEFFRRYQLSLAIAVPAGSPKSSLAIVLGAKRNRWPFTYPEVERVREIATTIDNILVRSRLIAEEGLKTKVDHLAMMSRGLAHDLKNLITPISAFLVHTTGRYAPGSAEEEVHTAARRSVAIITDYVNEALLFARRLTPNFQRVRVQRIFALVVEITHSRAARRNVSITTDIHGVDEFSADVVLIQRMLANLTNNAVDASVPGSAVNLTASPGAGGTIRLTVSDQGAGISPEHSQHIFEPYFTTKQFGDDKRGFGLGLTISDKIVALHRGTISVKSEVGIGTTIVVELPLDQPALIDGQPPRSVSTPPFTPSLS, encoded by the coding sequence ATGATCATCACCATCTTCGTCATCGCGACCTTCTGCCTCGGCGTCGGTTTCGCGGTGCTCGGAACCAACCCGAGTCGGTTCGCCAACCAGATGTACTTCCTGGTCACGCTGGTGGTGACCGTCTGGCTGTGGAGCGTGGGCGAGGCGATGCTGGTCGGCGCGCGGTTCGCCTACGACCCGTCCGCAAATCCACTGGTTTGGATCCAGATCAACGGCGCCGCGTCCGGCTTCGTACCCTGGATGGTCTTCCTCCTGAGCGAAGCGGTGCGCGCGACGCCGCGCCGGCAGGCCTTCCGCCAAGCCATGCCGTTCCTCCTGCTGGGATGCGCCAGCGGCCTCGTCTGTTTCACCGACGCCTACCTGCCCGCGGGTTCGAGCCCGCTGCGGCCGATGCGGGGTCCCGCCTACACGTTCTACTACGGCCTGTATCTCCTCCTTGAGTGGCTGCTGGTCGTGCACATCTACCGGCTGATGCAGCGCGAACGCGGAGTGCGCCGCGTGGAGATGCAGTTCCTCGTGCTCAACACGGCGATCACGTTCCCGCTGATGCTGCTCGTGAGCGGCCTCGGCAACCTGGTGCGCATCCCCGGTCTGAAATACGTCAGTTTCGCGTTCATCCTGACGTCGTACATCCTGAGCGCCTGGGCCCTCACGTTTCACCGCGTGTACGACCTGCGGCAGATCTTTGTGTCGCTCGGCCAGCGCGTCTGCATGGTGTGCCTCCTCGCAGTCGGCACCTGGGTTGGCACCTCGATCCTCGATGCCTTCGTGCCGCCGCCCGCGCACCTCCTGCTCAGCATCGTCGTGTGCAGCTCCGTCGTGCTCTGGGCCGACCGGAAGACGCGGCGCTGGCTCGACCTGCGCGGCATCCACCGCCTCGAGGCGATTCGCAACGAGGTCACCTCACTCGCCCGGACGGAGCCCGACACCACCCTCTTGGTGCGCCAGCTCGAAAAGTTACTCGAACTGCGGCTCGATGCCTCTTCCGCCACGCTCCTGATTGACCGGGGCGACGCACTCGCGGGCGACGCCATGGAGCTGCGCCACGACAGCCCGGCCCTGATGCTCCTCCACCAAATGGTGTGGGCCACGCCCGAGGGGCTCGACCGCGGGCCCGGCGCCGCGGGCACAAGCGAACTCCTGGAGTTCTTCCGCCGCTACCAGCTGAGCCTCGCCATCGCCGTCCCCGCCGGCAGCCCCAAATCGTCGCTCGCCATCGTCCTGGGCGCGAAGCGCAACCGCTGGCCCTTCACCTACCCCGAGGTCGAGCGCGTCCGCGAGATCGCGACCACCATCGACAACATCCTCGTGCGCTCGCGGCTCATCGCCGAGGAGGGACTCAAGACCAAGGTCGACCACCTCGCGATGATGTCGCGCGGGCTGGCGCACGACCTGAAGAACCTCATCACGCCCATTTCTGCGTTCCTCGTCCACACCACCGGCCGCTACGCGCCCGGGTCCGCCGAGGAGGAAGTCCACACCGCCGCCCGGCGCTCGGTCGCGATCATCACCGACTACGTCAACGAGGCGCTGCTCTTCGCCCGCCGGCTCACGCCCAATTTCCAGCGCGTGCGCGTGCAGCGGATCTTTGCGCTCGTGGTCGAGATCACCCATTCCCGCGCAGCGCGCCGCAACGTTTCGATCACCACCGACATCCACGGCGTCGACGAGTTCTCCGCCGACGTCGTGCTCATCCAGCGCATGCTGGCGAACCTGACGAACAACGCGGTGGACGCCTCCGTGCCGGGTTCCGCGGTCAACCTCACCGCCAGCCCCGGCGCCGGCGGCACCATCCGGCTGACCGTCAGCGACCAGGGCGCCGGCATCTCACCGGAGCACAGCCAGCACATCTTTGAGCCCTACTTCACGACGAAGCAGTTCGGCGACGACAAGCGCGGGTTTGGGCTCGGGCTGACGATCAGCGACAAGATCGTCGCCCTGCACCGCGGCACCATCTCGGTGAAGAGCGAGGTGGGCATCGGCACGACGATCGTCGTCGAGCTGCCGCTGGACCAGCCGGCCCTGATCGACGGGCAGCCGCCGCGCTCGGTGAGCACGCCGCCCTTCACGCCGAGCCTGAGCTGA
- a CDS encoding TIGR03067 domain-containing protein — translation MTESVSIEGRWQMLRGELAGEAAPELVARQSTIEFLAGRYQAIFGGQVVDRGAFELEGAAESAALTLHGHVGPNAGCTIPCVYQLRGDRLRVCYGLDGVRPTEFSTSTQHRRYLVTYRRLLA, via the coding sequence ATGACCGAGTCCGTCTCCATCGAAGGCCGGTGGCAGATGCTGCGCGGCGAACTGGCCGGCGAGGCCGCTCCGGAACTGGTCGCCCGGCAGAGCACGATCGAGTTTCTGGCCGGCCGCTACCAGGCCATCTTCGGCGGCCAGGTCGTGGATCGCGGCGCGTTTGAGCTGGAAGGCGCGGCCGAGTCCGCCGCCCTGACGCTGCACGGCCATGTCGGCCCGAACGCGGGCTGCACGATCCCCTGCGTGTATCAACTGCGAGGCGACCGCCTGCGCGTTTGCTATGGATTGGACGGCGTGAGGCCGACGGAATTCTCGACGAGTACGCAGCACCGGCGTTATCTCGTCACGTACCGGCGCCTCCTGGCATGA
- the hflX gene encoding GTPase HflX: MADFLTDKPANLQRAFLVGVQTDDMAADEGAELLGELKELVENLRITVARTTLVRLRHANPAMLLGSGKAAEIIELAKADEVDVIIFDKALSPAQQRNWEEQSGLAVIDRQEVILEIFADRAQTREAILQVALARMEYSLPRLTRAWTHLSRQRGKGALGGEGETQLEQDRRIVRDRIAHLKRELVNVVQQRDVQRRKRQRIPVPTCSIVGYTNAGKSTLLNTLTGAQVLAADKLFATLDPTTRQLVLRGNQKVLVTDTVGFIRRLPHDLVEAFKATLEEVIVADFLVHVLDVTNPNVEQHHATTLSVLQELGAAEKTTLTVFNKIDAATPAMLQRARALVPDALFVSARTREGLDALEERCLELIAEANTSTELVVPHARYDVIARLHEVGHVQAEEQQDDGVHLRGRFPPTQAAFFAPFVVKR; encoded by the coding sequence ATGGCAGACTTCCTTACCGACAAACCCGCCAACCTCCAGCGCGCCTTCCTGGTCGGCGTGCAAACTGACGACATGGCGGCGGATGAAGGAGCCGAACTGCTCGGCGAGCTCAAGGAGCTCGTCGAAAACCTCCGGATCACCGTCGCCCGGACCACTCTCGTCCGGCTGCGGCACGCCAACCCGGCAATGCTGCTCGGGTCCGGCAAGGCTGCCGAGATCATCGAGCTGGCCAAGGCCGACGAGGTCGACGTCATCATCTTCGACAAGGCCCTCTCCCCGGCCCAGCAGCGCAACTGGGAGGAGCAATCAGGCCTCGCCGTCATCGACCGCCAGGAGGTTATCCTCGAGATCTTCGCCGACCGCGCGCAGACCCGCGAAGCCATCCTCCAGGTCGCGCTCGCCCGCATGGAGTACTCCCTGCCCCGCCTGACCCGCGCCTGGACGCACCTGTCCCGGCAACGCGGCAAGGGCGCCCTCGGCGGCGAAGGCGAAACCCAGCTCGAGCAGGACCGCCGCATCGTGCGCGACCGCATCGCACACTTGAAGCGCGAGCTCGTGAATGTCGTCCAGCAGCGCGACGTCCAGCGCCGGAAACGCCAGCGCATCCCCGTGCCGACCTGCTCGATCGTCGGCTACACGAACGCCGGCAAGTCGACGCTCCTCAACACCCTCACGGGCGCACAGGTGCTCGCCGCCGACAAGCTCTTCGCCACCCTCGACCCCACCACGCGCCAGCTCGTCCTGCGCGGGAACCAGAAGGTGCTCGTGACGGATACCGTCGGCTTCATCCGCCGGCTGCCGCACGACCTCGTCGAGGCCTTCAAGGCCACGCTCGAGGAGGTCATCGTCGCCGACTTCCTCGTCCACGTGCTCGACGTGACCAACCCCAACGTCGAACAGCACCACGCCACGACCCTCTCCGTCCTCCAGGAACTCGGCGCAGCGGAGAAGACCACTCTGACGGTTTTCAACAAGATCGACGCGGCCACCCCGGCCATGCTGCAGCGTGCGCGGGCGCTCGTGCCCGACGCCTTGTTCGTCAGCGCCCGCACGCGCGAGGGCCTCGATGCGCTCGAGGAGCGCTGTCTCGAACTGATCGCCGAGGCCAACACGTCGACCGAACTGGTCGTGCCCCATGCGCGCTACGACGTCATCGCCCGGCTCCACGAGGTGGGGCACGTGCAGGCCGAGGAACAGCAGGACGACGGGGTGCACCTGCGCGGCCGCTTCCCGCCCACGCAGGCCGCCTTCTTCGCGCCGTTCGTGGTGAAGCGCTGA
- a CDS encoding thymidine phosphorylase: MTNKRNIPSRRFIKPSFNFLIEKKRDGGEFTQEEIRYIIDSTLDGEMPQHQLAALAMAIYFSGMSAQETADLTEEMMLSGEVIDLSHIAKPKIDKYSTGGVGDKTSLVLVPLAMASGVVVPMMCGVEHEYLISTLDKLAAVPGFKGALSNDQFSSQLARIGGAIIAQTEDLAPADAKLYELRKETGTIPSLPLITGSVLSKKLAEGSEGLVIDVKWGNGSFIKDLEQAKQLARSMTRVGRSMKRRCVALVTDMNQPLGDTVGTALEVKEAIQLLKGEGPEDMKELVLKLGMEIVRLAGVAGSTLSAKQTVQRHLTDGSALDKFKELVKAQGGDTSFIDHPEKFPQARHIRKLPAPKRGYVHTISAAMIARGVHLLGAGIEPSTAPVGNHAGHANHNHAKVDYSVGVSEIKKVGTQVKQGEPLMMIHYNDEAKLEQALEYFKNAYRLAPKRPTPPPLVVERVA; this comes from the coding sequence ATGACGAACAAACGAAATATTCCGTCGCGCCGCTTCATCAAGCCCTCCTTCAACTTTCTGATCGAAAAGAAGCGGGATGGCGGCGAGTTCACCCAGGAAGAAATTCGCTACATTATCGACAGCACGCTGGATGGCGAGATGCCGCAGCACCAGCTGGCGGCGCTGGCCATGGCGATCTACTTCTCCGGCATGTCCGCCCAGGAGACGGCGGACCTGACAGAGGAGATGATGCTCTCCGGTGAGGTCATCGACCTTTCACACATCGCCAAGCCGAAGATCGACAAGTACTCGACGGGCGGCGTGGGCGACAAGACGTCGCTCGTGCTGGTCCCCCTCGCGATGGCGAGCGGCGTGGTGGTTCCGATGATGTGCGGCGTCGAGCACGAATACCTGATCAGCACGCTCGACAAGCTGGCGGCCGTCCCCGGCTTCAAGGGCGCCCTCAGCAACGACCAGTTCTCCTCCCAGCTCGCGCGCATCGGCGGTGCGATCATCGCCCAGACCGAGGATCTCGCGCCGGCGGACGCCAAGCTTTACGAACTCCGCAAGGAGACCGGTACCATCCCGAGCCTGCCGCTGATCACGGGCAGCGTCCTTTCCAAGAAGCTCGCCGAGGGTTCCGAGGGCCTCGTGATCGACGTCAAGTGGGGCAACGGGTCCTTCATCAAGGACCTCGAACAGGCGAAGCAGCTTGCCCGCTCGATGACCCGCGTCGGCCGCTCGATGAAGCGCCGTTGCGTCGCCCTCGTGACCGACATGAACCAACCGCTTGGCGATACCGTCGGCACGGCGCTCGAGGTCAAGGAGGCGATCCAGCTCCTCAAGGGCGAAGGTCCTGAGGACATGAAGGAACTCGTCCTGAAGCTCGGCATGGAAATCGTCCGCCTCGCCGGCGTGGCGGGTTCGACGCTCTCGGCCAAGCAGACCGTCCAGCGCCACCTCACCGACGGCTCCGCCCTCGACAAGTTCAAGGAGCTGGTGAAGGCGCAGGGTGGTGACACCAGCTTCATCGATCATCCGGAGAAGTTCCCGCAGGCCCGCCACATTCGGAAGCTCCCGGCGCCGAAGCGCGGCTACGTGCATACCATCAGCGCGGCGATGATCGCCCGCGGCGTGCACCTGCTGGGCGCCGGCATCGAGCCGTCGACCGCTCCCGTGGGCAACCACGCCGGCCACGCCAACCACAATCACGCGAAGGTCGACTACTCGGTCGGCGTCTCGGAGATCAAGAAGGTCGGCACGCAGGTGAAGCAGGGCGAGCCGCTGATGATGATCCACTACAACGACGAGGCGAAGCTCGAGCAGGCCCTGGAGTACTTCAAGAACGCCTACCGGCTGGCGCCGAAGCGGCCTACGCCGCCGCCGCTCGTCGTCGAGCGCGTCGCCTGA
- a CDS encoding class I SAM-dependent rRNA methyltransferase → MDKAPKTPPPPIDRSGWTRPWAQLKYFTFQPAIFPRLLGQVSPDARPGDWVSVYDKSGERMGAGLFNPRAKIPLRVVAHGGEPIGEDYFELAIRRAVELRRTLFKLDEVTDAYRLINSDGDGLSGLTIDRYADTLLCEVYSLGIAQRLPKWLPLLHELAGTKFARVQVDHDLGSLEGIKPSTFNETNAAAPRTVKIREHGVRYEVDFAEGHKTGFFCDQRENRRNVARFTRDARVLDLCCYTGGFSLCAKVLGGAADVTSVDLDEAAIAQARRNANLNQARLKFVHADAFAYARQMQSNGEKWDVVVLDPPKFIFTRDAAGNWEGRQKYEDLNLLAISLVKPGGVFITCSCSGLLSLEDFEQHVIKAAHRQNRRLQFFDRTGPGTDHPVYSNCLESRYLKVLWSRVV, encoded by the coding sequence ATGGACAAAGCTCCGAAGACGCCTCCGCCGCCGATCGATCGGTCCGGGTGGACCCGTCCCTGGGCGCAGCTGAAGTACTTCACGTTCCAGCCCGCGATCTTCCCGCGGCTCCTCGGCCAGGTTTCGCCCGATGCCCGACCCGGCGACTGGGTTTCGGTGTACGACAAGAGCGGCGAGCGCATGGGCGCCGGGCTGTTCAACCCCCGGGCGAAGATTCCGCTCCGGGTCGTCGCACACGGCGGCGAGCCGATCGGCGAGGACTATTTCGAACTCGCGATCCGCCGTGCGGTGGAGCTGCGCCGCACCTTGTTCAAGCTCGACGAGGTCACTGACGCCTACCGCCTGATCAACTCGGACGGCGACGGCCTCAGCGGCCTGACGATCGACCGATACGCCGACACGCTGCTGTGCGAGGTGTACTCGCTGGGCATCGCGCAGCGGTTGCCGAAATGGCTCCCGCTGCTGCACGAACTGGCCGGGACGAAGTTCGCCCGCGTGCAGGTCGATCACGACCTCGGCAGTCTCGAGGGCATCAAGCCGTCGACGTTCAATGAGACCAATGCCGCGGCGCCGCGCACGGTGAAGATCCGCGAGCACGGGGTCCGCTACGAGGTGGACTTCGCCGAGGGACACAAGACCGGCTTCTTCTGCGACCAGCGCGAAAACCGGCGCAACGTGGCGCGGTTCACCCGCGATGCGCGCGTGCTCGACCTGTGCTGCTACACCGGCGGGTTTTCCCTCTGCGCCAAGGTTCTCGGCGGCGCGGCCGACGTGACCAGCGTTGACCTCGACGAGGCCGCGATCGCGCAGGCACGGCGCAATGCGAACCTTAACCAGGCACGGCTGAAGTTCGTGCATGCCGATGCCTTTGCCTACGCGCGCCAGATGCAGAGCAACGGGGAGAAGTGGGACGTCGTTGTCCTGGATCCGCCGAAGTTCATCTTTACGCGCGATGCCGCCGGCAACTGGGAGGGACGCCAGAAGTACGAGGATCTCAACCTGCTCGCGATCTCGTTGGTGAAGCCCGGTGGCGTGTTTATCACCTGCTCCTGCTCGGGCCTCCTGAGCCTCGAGGACTTTGAGCAGCACGTGATCAAGGCGGCGCATCGCCAGAACCGGCGCCTGCAGTTCTTCGATCGGACCGGCCCTGGGACGGATCACCCGGTGTATTCGAACTGCCTGGAGAGCCGGTACCTAAAGGTGCTCTGGTCCCGGGTGGTCTAG
- a CDS encoding restriction endonuclease gives MLLPSAPIFRVCCLMGILTGVVVAAGDPKPTPLGITREQVIAVRGEPKSHIVAGDREVLLFPDERVILRNQRVVEVEPVYAAAAATPTPAAVAHAEESTAASANVSDPAQTATVAEANPTSTSGVRRDAPAVPLPPEVQIKSVRPPTRHAVAPTDTARPAPATATPADKISAPTNQASAPAVAATGATAAPFAAPASAEATPPAATPPVDAPAATEASAPTTAASVPADPAAGRTAAAPTVAPAATITAPATPAAHPAPVAANSVSTATTAATAAPTPARDSSSWLIRTGIVAAIVGFFAYLFWARRQRQLLLAASAVSRSPFPMEPAPARPASRFSSELLERLEWKAFEELVAGYYNKTGVVATRTKHGPQSPVHIRISWKGETRPFACVQCVSHEPAAIGASRVEALVAAIESEGIRRGYLVTTGSFAVSARDYAEEKHVTLLSGEVLLEKLNTLPDAARADLLQLVAAGDVATPSCPRCETKMVAAAVEPGAWRCPQCGETQRS, from the coding sequence ATGCTTCTTCCGTCTGCTCCCATCTTCCGCGTTTGCTGCCTGATGGGGATTCTCACTGGCGTCGTGGTGGCTGCGGGCGACCCCAAGCCGACGCCGCTCGGCATCACCCGCGAGCAGGTTATCGCGGTCCGGGGTGAGCCCAAGAGCCACATCGTGGCGGGCGATCGCGAGGTGCTCCTGTTTCCCGACGAGAGGGTGATTCTCCGCAACCAACGGGTCGTCGAGGTCGAGCCGGTTTACGCGGCCGCTGCCGCCACGCCGACGCCCGCAGCCGTAGCGCACGCGGAGGAATCCACTGCCGCTTCCGCCAACGTGTCCGACCCGGCCCAGACGGCGACGGTCGCCGAGGCCAACCCGACTTCGACTTCAGGCGTGCGCCGTGACGCGCCCGCGGTGCCACTGCCGCCCGAGGTGCAAATCAAGTCCGTTCGCCCGCCGACGCGGCACGCGGTTGCGCCGACGGACACCGCGCGTCCCGCGCCGGCAACGGCCACGCCAGCCGACAAGATCTCTGCGCCAACGAATCAGGCATCGGCGCCCGCCGTGGCTGCTACGGGCGCGACGGCGGCTCCCTTCGCTGCGCCGGCTAGCGCCGAAGCGACGCCGCCCGCGGCGACACCGCCCGTCGACGCTCCCGCCGCAACGGAAGCCTCTGCTCCGACGACGGCCGCGTCTGTCCCGGCCGATCCGGCCGCGGGCCGCACCGCGGCTGCCCCGACGGTCGCGCCCGCGGCAACGATTACCGCGCCGGCCACGCCCGCGGCGCATCCGGCGCCCGTGGCTGCCAACTCAGTGTCGACGGCGACGACAGCGGCGACTGCGGCGCCTACGCCGGCACGAGACTCTTCGTCGTGGCTGATCAGGACCGGCATCGTCGCGGCAATCGTCGGCTTCTTCGCCTACCTGTTTTGGGCGCGGCGCCAGCGGCAGTTGCTTCTCGCGGCGTCGGCGGTTTCGCGTTCCCCGTTTCCGATGGAGCCGGCTCCGGCGCGACCGGCGAGCCGCTTCTCCTCCGAGCTGCTCGAGCGCTTGGAATGGAAGGCGTTCGAGGAACTGGTTGCCGGCTACTACAACAAGACCGGCGTGGTCGCGACCCGCACGAAGCATGGGCCGCAGTCACCGGTGCACATTCGCATTTCCTGGAAAGGCGAGACTCGCCCCTTCGCCTGCGTCCAATGTGTGTCGCACGAGCCCGCCGCCATCGGTGCCTCGCGGGTCGAGGCGCTCGTCGCGGCCATCGAGTCTGAGGGCATTCGGCGCGGCTATCTCGTGACGACCGGAAGCTTTGCTGTGTCGGCGCGCGACTACGCCGAGGAAAAGCATGTGACGCTGCTCTCCGGCGAGGTGTTGCTTGAGAAACTGAATACGCTGCCCGACGCGGCTCGCGCCGATCTGCTGCAACTCGTCGCGGCGGGGGATGTGGCCACGCCGTCCTGCCCGCGATGCGAGACCAAGATGGTTGCAGCCGCGGTCGAACCTGGCGCGTGGCGCTGCCCGCAGTGCGGCGAGACGCAGCGTTCCTGA
- the efp gene encoding elongation factor P — MPAANDIRKGQVIKFNGEPHLVMETQHRTPGNLRAFVQIKMRNLRYGKALDQRFASTDTIEVLPTDKKTLEFSYADRDTFAFMDPNSFEQIELTATQLGDLKNFLAPGGKVDVLFVDERALSVDLPSTVSLKVIESADGIKGDTASNVQKPAKVETGLVVQVPLFIKEGDVIRVNTTDGSYLGRA, encoded by the coding sequence ATGCCCGCAGCCAACGACATCCGCAAAGGCCAAGTCATCAAATTCAATGGCGAGCCTCACCTCGTCATGGAAACGCAACACCGCACGCCTGGGAATCTGCGGGCCTTCGTCCAGATCAAGATGCGTAACCTGCGCTACGGCAAAGCTCTCGACCAGCGCTTCGCGTCGACCGATACGATCGAGGTCCTCCCGACCGACAAGAAGACGCTGGAGTTCAGCTACGCCGACCGCGACACCTTTGCCTTCATGGACCCGAACTCGTTCGAGCAGATCGAGCTGACGGCCACGCAGCTCGGCGATCTGAAGAACTTCCTCGCTCCGGGCGGCAAGGTCGACGTGCTGTTCGTCGACGAACGCGCCCTCTCCGTGGACCTCCCGAGCACGGTCTCGCTGAAGGTCATCGAGTCGGCCGACGGCATCAAGGGCGACACTGCGAGCAACGTCCAGAAGCCCGCCAAGGTTGAAACCGGTCTGGTTGTCCAGGTGCCGCTGTTCATCAAGGAAGGCGACGTGATTCGCGTGAACACGACCGACGGTTCGTACCTCGGCCGCGCCTGA